In the Oceanispirochaeta sp. M1 genome, one interval contains:
- a CDS encoding MarR family winged helix-turn-helix transcriptional regulator, with amino-acid sequence MSKDDSIPVSELYHSLDDFLVNYFRFLNPIFHRYTNDGIELNENQIKVLMAVSKTEQISPSEISKLFMMPKTSLTTIVRSLVDAGFLIKKTNTKDSRKFLLELTPKGQQFIIKKNEFDISRLDSLLGGMMPDERKRVIDGFNTLNGYFDREGNTI; translated from the coding sequence ATGTCAAAAGATGATTCAATTCCAGTGAGTGAACTTTATCACTCACTGGATGATTTTCTTGTTAATTATTTCCGTTTTCTTAATCCAATCTTTCATCGATATACGAATGATGGGATTGAACTGAACGAAAATCAGATTAAGGTGTTGATGGCCGTATCTAAGACGGAACAGATCTCTCCTTCAGAGATCAGCAAGCTTTTCATGATGCCAAAAACTTCTCTCACTACTATAGTTCGTTCCCTGGTGGATGCTGGTTTTCTTATAAAAAAAACTAACACAAAAGACTCAAGGAAATTCCTTCTGGAACTAACTCCAAAAGGGCAGCAATTTATTATTAAGAAAAATGAATTTGATATTTCCAGGCTGGATAGCCTTCTAGGGGGGATGATGCCGGATGAACGTAAAAGAGTCATTGATGGTTTCAATACTTTAAATGGTTATTTTGATAGAGAAGGGAATACAATATGA